The proteins below are encoded in one region of Thermodesulfobacteriota bacterium:
- a CDS encoding Rrf2 family transcriptional regulator produces MLSQTVGYAIRALTYLSRMEGKPVLVREISEATNIPQAFLAKIINTLGRKRFVTTQRGIGGGISLALKPESVSLYDLCVALDDPILKSRCILGMPECPSEDGCPVHHFWAKQLEQEIKFLHDTTLADVAMAQDRQERARKRRRKRG; encoded by the coding sequence TTGCTTAGTCAAACAGTTGGATACGCCATAAGGGCCCTTACTTATCTGTCTCGGATGGAGGGTAAGCCCGTTCTGGTGAGGGAGATCTCCGAGGCTACGAATATACCCCAGGCTTTTCTGGCAAAGATCATAAACACGTTGGGAAGGAAGCGGTTTGTTACCACACAACGAGGAATCGGAGGGGGGATTTCACTTGCACTAAAGCCGGAGTCTGTAAGTTTGTACGACCTTTGTGTGGCGTTGGATGATCCTATTCTGAAGAGCCGCTGCATACTGGGAATGCCCGAGTGTCCGAGCGAAGATGGCTGCCCGGTTCACCATTTTTGGGCAAAGCAGTTGGAGCAGGAGATCAAGTTCCTTCATGACACAACGTTAGCCGATGTGGCTATGGCTCAAGACAGACAAGAACGTGCAAGAAAGAGAAGACGTAAAAGGGGTTAG
- a CDS encoding DNA adenine methylase: protein MKVPHPIQYQGSKRGLALTILRYLPVKMDRLVEPFAGSAAISIACAARGRAKTYWINDFNKPLAELLSLIINHPEELADSYKKIWMSQGPDTLEHYYRIREDFNRSHDPKLFLYLLARCVKGAIRYNSEGLFNQSPDKRRLGTKPETMRENILGVSMLLRGKAVISSHDYRDVLANVNEDDVVYMDPPYQGVCGDRDSRYFTGVSFEEFVAALKELNQRGIRYAVSYDGRTGSKTFGQTLPKHLNLTQIELEAGRSSQATLLGREVITVESLYLSAPLTEEVGATPYLHKRNNVEQMTLLETKTKYGKVSKRVP from the coding sequence ATGAAAGTACCCCATCCAATTCAATATCAAGGCAGCAAGCGAGGTCTGGCTCTTACTATACTTCGCTATTTGCCTGTTAAAATGGATCGTTTGGTTGAACCGTTCGCTGGCTCTGCTGCTATATCAATTGCTTGCGCCGCACGCGGTAGAGCCAAGACCTACTGGATAAATGATTTTAACAAGCCTCTAGCTGAGCTGTTGAGTTTAATCATCAACCATCCGGAAGAACTTGCTGATTCATACAAAAAAATTTGGATGTCTCAGGGACCAGACACTCTTGAGCATTATTACCGTATTCGTGAAGACTTTAACAGATCTCACGATCCAAAGCTATTCCTTTATTTGCTAGCTCGCTGTGTGAAAGGAGCCATTAGGTACAATTCTGAGGGGCTATTCAACCAGAGTCCAGACAAACGACGACTCGGCACAAAACCAGAAACTATGCGTGAAAATATCTTGGGAGTTTCTATGTTACTTCGGGGGAAAGCAGTAATCTCATCCCATGATTATCGAGATGTGCTTGCCAACGTAAATGAAGATGATGTCGTTTATATGGATCCTCCTTATCAGGGAGTCTGCGGAGATAGAGACTCGCGTTACTTCACTGGCGTTTCTTTCGAAGAATTTGTTGCAGCCTTAAAGGAACTAAATCAACGCGGAATCCGCTATGCTGTTAGCTATGATGGGCGCACTGGGTCTAAGACTTTTGGCCAGACTTTACCTAAACACTTGAACTTAACTCAAATCGAATTGGAAGCTGGGCGATCATCCCAAGCGACATTATTAGGCAGGGAAGTTATTACGGTTGAATCTCTTTATCTTTCAGCTCCTCTTACTGAGGAGGTTGGTGCAACACCATATCTTCACAAGAGAAATAATGTCGAGCAGATGACCCTTCTCGAGACCAAAACAAAGTATGGTAAAGTATCCAAAAGAGTTCCTTGA
- a CDS encoding alginate export family protein gives MKINRTAFSLAPIFLALIFCITESNGQEVFDPDAPPETRIKIAPYLTFGAQIEVESELERNIDLDGERDEDFSTIAPELSVAFSFDPNRYFQAFLTAKLSGEFMFEDGDKVDDKTSLEFELAYLLFKHLLDDHLSFQVGRQRFDDERQWLYDAELDGARAFFELSRFLLDLSVSRGGLVDRDLLNDDVSDRVNNYFAYGTYAISEETYVAAYLLIFDDRSEEDNSPIFFGIHSDGDITENLGYWLELAYVVGKDGPDKIRGLGFDVGSTYAFDLPLEPSITLGYAFGTGDAHPDDGEDKNFRQTGFQANEGDFNGVADFNYYGELFDPELSNLSIFTVGAGINPIEEKCSIDLVYHYYLQNVATDSLRDVGIDAEPDGRSKSLGSEIDLIIGFVNEGNKSIFELAFVLGYFIPGKAFPSEAENSFLAKLVVQVEF, from the coding sequence ATGAAGATAAATAGAACGGCATTCTCTTTAGCTCCTATTTTCCTTGCATTAATCTTTTGTATCACGGAATCGAATGGCCAAGAAGTCTTTGACCCAGACGCTCCTCCCGAGACCAGGATTAAGATTGCCCCTTATCTTACTTTCGGGGCACAGATCGAGGTTGAATCCGAGCTCGAAAGGAACATTGACCTGGACGGGGAAAGAGACGAGGACTTTTCTACAATAGCTCCGGAGCTATCCGTGGCGTTCTCCTTCGACCCGAACCGGTACTTTCAAGCATTTCTTACTGCAAAGTTATCCGGAGAATTTATGTTTGAGGACGGGGATAAGGTAGATGACAAGACTAGCCTCGAATTCGAGTTGGCTTATCTTTTATTCAAGCATCTTTTAGATGACCATCTTTCTTTTCAGGTCGGCCGTCAGCGGTTCGACGACGAAAGGCAGTGGCTATACGATGCGGAGTTGGACGGGGCCAGGGCGTTCTTTGAACTCTCCCGGTTTTTGCTTGATCTTTCGGTAAGCCGGGGAGGGCTTGTGGACAGGGATTTGTTGAATGACGACGTATCGGACCGGGTCAATAACTACTTTGCCTACGGGACCTATGCGATTTCTGAAGAAACATACGTTGCCGCCTACCTCCTTATATTCGATGACCGCTCCGAAGAGGATAACAGTCCAATCTTCTTTGGTATTCATTCAGACGGAGACATAACTGAAAACCTAGGATACTGGCTTGAGCTGGCGTACGTGGTGGGAAAAGACGGGCCCGATAAAATCAGGGGGCTGGGCTTTGATGTCGGCTCCACTTATGCGTTCGACTTGCCCCTGGAGCCGTCTATAACCTTAGGCTACGCCTTTGGCACTGGTGACGCCCACCCGGATGATGGTGAAGACAAGAACTTCAGACAGACAGGATTTCAGGCAAACGAGGGAGACTTTAACGGGGTGGCGGATTTCAATTATTACGGAGAGCTATTCGACCCGGAGCTTAGCAACCTCTCCATCTTCACCGTAGGAGCAGGCATAAACCCGATAGAAGAGAAGTGCTCTATCGACCTGGTCTATCATTATTATCTCCAGAACGTAGCCACCGATAGCCTCCGGGACGTGGGGATCGACGCCGAGCCGGACGGCCGGAGCAAAAGTCTCGGGAGCGAGATAGACCTCATTATCGGATTTGTGAATGAAGGAAATAAAAGTATTTTTGAACTGGCCTTCGTGCTGGGTTATTTCATCCCGGGCAAGGCTTTTCCGTCCGAGGCCGAAAACAGCTTTTTGGCAAAGTTGGTGGTACAGGTTGAGTTTTGA
- a CDS encoding ethylbenzene dehydrogenase-related protein produces the protein MIKGFSLLLFLIFISFMKTGFAYPEQEKSVIKSINVKEVPLKDVNSGVWKRAPVARINVIPQNMTTPFLDAPTIPYINVRSVHNGNWIAFLLEWEDETRDALVDVAKFTDQVAIQIPLDPKNLPAFMMGNKGGRVHIIHWKAIWQDDIEKGYRDVQTLHPNYWVDLYFFSEPMIYAEGEFPLQPTTVDYFITPEALNYIPGAYARNPLSIFHRTQPVEEAIAEGFGTFTTQPKQNAVGWGRWEKGVWRVIIARPIVTDDPNDASITEKTFAAFAVWNGSAKNVGARKHYAPWIEIEVEK, from the coding sequence ATGATAAAAGGGTTTAGCCTACTCTTATTCTTGATTTTTATTTCCTTCATGAAAACGGGTTTCGCCTACCCGGAGCAAGAAAAGAGTGTAATAAAGTCGATTAATGTGAAAGAAGTACCCCTTAAGGATGTAAACAGCGGCGTATGGAAGAGGGCGCCAGTTGCCCGAATTAATGTTATTCCTCAGAATATGACCACCCCATTTCTTGACGCCCCCACAATTCCGTACATCAATGTGAGGTCCGTACACAACGGAAATTGGATTGCATTCCTTCTGGAGTGGGAAGACGAGACCAGGGATGCGCTGGTTGACGTGGCGAAATTCACCGATCAGGTGGCGATTCAAATACCGCTTGACCCCAAAAATCTCCCTGCCTTCATGATGGGGAATAAAGGAGGACGGGTTCATATAATACACTGGAAAGCTATATGGCAGGACGATATCGAAAAGGGTTATAGAGACGTTCAGACGCTTCATCCAAACTACTGGGTTGACCTTTACTTTTTCTCCGAGCCGATGATATATGCAGAAGGAGAATTCCCCCTACAGCCTACTACGGTGGATTATTTCATTACCCCGGAGGCGTTAAATTACATACCCGGTGCGTATGCCAGGAATCCCCTCTCCATATTCCATAGAACCCAGCCGGTAGAAGAGGCAATAGCAGAGGGCTTTGGAACCTTCACCACTCAACCCAAACAGAACGCGGTAGGCTGGGGGCGTTGGGAAAAGGGGGTATGGAGGGTTATAATCGCAAGACCGATCGTAACAGATGACCCAAACGATGCCTCGATAACAGAAAAGACCTTCGCTGCTTTTGCTGTGTGGAACGGCTCGGCCAAGAATGTCGGTGCCAGAAAGCACTATGCACCTTGGATAGAAATTGAAGTCGAAAAATAA
- a CDS encoding molybdopterin-dependent oxidoreductase: MASNGFAEMFTFFDPVDVENPLAFYPNRGWEKVFKDLWKYDSEFSFLCAPNDTHNCLLRAHVKNSVVVRLAPSFGYSKASDLDGNQASCRWEPRCCQKGLALVRRVYGDRRIKYPVIREGFSNWVKDGFPRDKNGKPPSKYLEGRGKEAFIKISWQEAFDITARTLENIAKEYSGEEGKRKLLEQGYDPLMVEATGGAGVQTLKFRGGMPALGATRIFAQYRLANALALLDSKIRNVEPDQAKGARGWDNYTWHTDLPPGHPMVTGQQTVDWDLVCADHSKNIVVWGMNWITTKMPDSHWLTESRLKGAKVTVIACEYSATCNKADNVLIVRPGTTPALALGFSYVIIKEGLYDPDYLKRYTDLPLLVRMDTLKLLKPEDIKEGYVPQELKNYIGVLKEGEKPPPPLKQATPVVPESIRNEWSDFVVWDEKRKEPVIITRDDYGNQIDKKGVSPALEGKFLVSTKEGKEVEVIPVFDLIKQYILENFDPETVEEITWAPKEGIIEIARQIAEHSGDTLFALGMGPNQFFNNDLKDRTIFFLAALTRNIGKVSANVGSYAGNYRGAFFSGLPTYFAENPFNIQLEEGKPVDVKLYYTAESVHYFNDGDKILRVGDKVLTGKTHLPTPTKSILVSNSNSLIGNAKGHYESVMNVFPKVEFIGVLDWWWTASCEYADIVFPVDSWAEFKSPDATISVTNPFLYIFPRTPLNRIFNTKGDIEVIAGIANALGDLTGDERFKNYFKFVSQGKPDVYLQRIFDGSSSTKGYNVLELEEKAKNGIPALLMSRTYPKFVGYEQSEEEKPWYTKSGRLEFYRDEEEFLVSGENIPVYREPVDSTFYEPNVIVAKPNPAIRPERPENWGASPEDLSADIRQGRNVVKPWDEVTKTTHPLAAKDKNYRFIFHTPKYRHGAHTTPVDTDVVAIWFGPFGDIYRHDKRMPYITEMYVDINPIDAKELGLEDGDYAYIDADPHDRPFKGWEKRKKDYRVARLMCRIRYYPGTPRGVIRMWHNVYAATFGTVRDAEENPTGLAKNLQTGYQSLFRFGSHQSCTRGWLKPTLMTDSLTRKELFGQVIKKGFAPDVHCPTGAPRESFVKIEFAEVGGIEGKRVWRPAELKIRPTYEDEDFKNYLKGGFVKV; encoded by the coding sequence ATGGCTTCAAATGGGTTTGCTGAAATGTTTACCTTTTTTGACCCAGTGGACGTAGAAAATCCTTTGGCGTTTTACCCCAATAGGGGCTGGGAAAAGGTGTTCAAGGATTTGTGGAAATACGACAGCGAGTTCTCCTTTCTTTGTGCCCCGAACGACACACACAATTGTTTATTGAGGGCCCATGTTAAAAACAGCGTGGTGGTCAGGCTGGCGCCGTCCTTTGGCTACTCAAAAGCTTCCGACCTAGACGGGAATCAAGCCTCTTGCCGATGGGAGCCAAGATGCTGTCAGAAAGGTCTTGCCCTGGTAAGAAGGGTTTATGGGGATAGAAGGATAAAGTATCCGGTCATAAGAGAGGGGTTCTCAAATTGGGTAAAGGACGGTTTTCCCAGGGATAAAAACGGTAAACCACCCTCGAAATACCTTGAGGGAAGGGGCAAAGAGGCGTTCATAAAGATATCCTGGCAGGAAGCATTTGATATAACCGCAAGGACCCTAGAAAACATAGCCAAAGAGTATAGCGGTGAGGAAGGAAAAAGAAAGCTCCTAGAGCAAGGGTATGACCCTCTCATGGTAGAGGCAACCGGAGGGGCGGGAGTTCAAACCCTTAAATTCAGGGGAGGAATGCCTGCTCTAGGAGCGACTAGGATTTTCGCCCAATATAGATTAGCCAACGCACTGGCCCTTCTCGATTCAAAGATAAGGAACGTGGAACCGGATCAAGCAAAGGGGGCCAGGGGTTGGGACAACTACACCTGGCATACGGACCTGCCTCCAGGCCATCCGATGGTGACCGGGCAGCAGACTGTCGACTGGGACTTGGTATGTGCCGACCATTCCAAAAACATCGTTGTATGGGGAATGAACTGGATAACCACAAAGATGCCCGATTCCCACTGGCTTACCGAATCCCGCCTTAAAGGGGCAAAGGTCACCGTTATTGCATGTGAGTATAGCGCTACCTGCAATAAGGCAGACAACGTTCTTATTGTAAGACCAGGTACAACCCCGGCCTTAGCGCTCGGATTTTCATACGTAATAATCAAAGAAGGGCTATACGATCCTGATTACCTCAAAAGATACACTGACCTGCCATTGCTCGTCCGGATGGATACTCTCAAGCTTCTAAAACCAGAGGATATTAAAGAGGGATATGTACCTCAGGAACTTAAAAACTACATAGGGGTTCTCAAGGAGGGCGAGAAGCCTCCTCCGCCCTTGAAGCAGGCGACTCCGGTCGTTCCTGAAAGCATCAGAAACGAGTGGAGCGATTTTGTGGTATGGGATGAGAAAAGGAAGGAACCGGTCATTATTACGAGGGATGACTACGGAAATCAGATTGACAAGAAAGGGGTTTCGCCTGCCCTCGAAGGCAAATTCCTGGTATCCACAAAAGAGGGGAAGGAGGTCGAGGTAATCCCGGTATTTGACCTCATAAAGCAGTATATCTTGGAGAACTTCGACCCGGAGACGGTGGAGGAAATAACCTGGGCTCCTAAGGAAGGGATAATCGAGATCGCCAGGCAAATCGCCGAACACAGCGGGGATACGCTTTTTGCTCTCGGTATGGGGCCGAATCAATTTTTTAACAACGACCTTAAAGACAGGACCATTTTCTTTCTAGCCGCACTTACGAGAAATATAGGTAAGGTAAGTGCCAATGTAGGGAGCTACGCCGGGAATTATCGAGGCGCCTTCTTCAGCGGCCTTCCCACCTACTTCGCCGAAAACCCGTTTAATATCCAACTGGAAGAAGGAAAGCCGGTAGATGTCAAACTATACTACACTGCGGAATCGGTTCACTACTTTAACGATGGGGACAAGATACTAAGAGTCGGGGATAAGGTTCTTACCGGGAAGACCCACCTACCCACTCCTACAAAGTCAATTTTAGTCTCGAACTCAAACTCGCTCATCGGGAATGCAAAGGGGCACTACGAAAGTGTGATGAACGTATTTCCTAAGGTCGAGTTTATAGGGGTGCTTGACTGGTGGTGGACAGCTTCATGCGAATACGCTGACATCGTATTCCCGGTGGATTCATGGGCCGAGTTCAAGTCGCCCGATGCTACGATATCCGTCACAAACCCGTTCCTCTACATCTTTCCTCGCACGCCACTTAATAGAATATTCAACACAAAGGGGGATATAGAGGTTATAGCGGGAATCGCAAATGCGTTGGGGGACTTAACCGGCGACGAAAGATTCAAAAATTACTTTAAGTTCGTTTCTCAGGGTAAACCGGACGTTTACCTTCAAAGAATATTCGATGGAAGCTCGTCGACAAAGGGATATAACGTCTTAGAACTCGAAGAGAAAGCCAAAAACGGAATTCCGGCCCTTCTCATGTCTAGAACCTATCCTAAATTTGTAGGATATGAGCAGTCGGAGGAAGAAAAGCCCTGGTACACAAAGAGCGGGCGGCTTGAATTCTACCGCGACGAGGAAGAATTTTTAGTTTCCGGTGAAAATATACCGGTTTATAGGGAACCGGTTGATTCCACGTTCTACGAGCCCAATGTAATAGTGGCCAAGCCGAATCCGGCGATAAGACCGGAAAGGCCAGAAAATTGGGGGGCATCACCTGAAGACCTCTCCGCGGACATACGTCAGGGAAGAAATGTGGTGAAGCCCTGGGACGAAGTCACAAAGACCACCCATCCCCTGGCCGCGAAAGATAAAAATTACAGGTTCATATTCCACACCCCCAAATACCGGCACGGTGCACACACCACCCCGGTTGATACAGATGTTGTAGCGATATGGTTTGGGCCGTTTGGCGATATCTACAGGCACGACAAAAGGATGCCCTATATCACCGAGATGTACGTAGATATAAACCCTATTGATGCCAAGGAATTGGGACTCGAAGACGGTGACTACGCCTACATCGATGCTGATCCCCACGATAGGCCTTTCAAAGGTTGGGAGAAAAGGAAAAAAGATTACAGGGTCGCCCGTCTTATGTGCCGGATAAGATACTATCCGGGAACCCCAAGAGGGGTCATAAGGATGTGGCATAACGTCTATGCTGCCACTTTTGGAACAGTTCGCGATGCGGAAGAGAACCCGACCGGGCTTGCCAAAAACCTCCAAACCGGATACCAGTCCCTATTCAGGTTCGGTTCACACCAGAGTTGTACAAGGGGATGGCTAAAGCCCACCCTGATGACCGATTCCCTGACCAGAAAAGAGCTTTTTGGGCAGGTTATAAAGAAAGGATTCGCCCCCGACGTTCACTGTCCCACCGGTGCTCCCAGGGAGTCGTTTGTGAAGATCGAGTTTGCCGAGGTAGGAGGGATCGAGGGCAAGAGGGTTTGGAGGCCGGCTGAGCTTAAAATCAGGCCAACCTACGAAGACGAGGATTTTAAAAACTACCTGAAGGGCGGTTTTGTGAAAGTTTAA
- a CDS encoding 4Fe-4S dicluster domain-containing protein, with protein MSVTSWLTSKVKNWQIKREMGYFYPESRPEKQIAYVFDINKCIACQTCTAACKTTWTSGKGQEVMFWNNVETKPYGGYPIKWDLNVLKKLHGQSWDEKEGIYNGKTVFEAAPQGERVLGWLPGEEDYSYPNIGEDECSDIVEKGAFFTGIHKAWMFYLARICNHCTYPACLAACPRKAIYKRKEDGIVLIDQSRCRGYRECVRACPYKKTFFNLVTRISEKCIGCYPLIEKGEQPRCVQTCIGKIRLQGFLSKPDSPKNDNPMDFLVYVKKVALPLYPQFGLEPNVYYVPPVHVPKEFLHQMFGPGVDQAIETYKNAKNDKELLSAFLLFGSTDKIIRSFRAEGDYALGFDDKGEMIAKVPLKEPVRVRPYFDKKGETYRHNIP; from the coding sequence ATGTCGGTAACGAGCTGGCTTACGTCGAAGGTAAAGAACTGGCAGATCAAGAGGGAAATGGGATATTTCTACCCGGAGAGCAGGCCGGAAAAGCAGATCGCTTATGTTTTCGATATAAATAAATGTATCGCCTGCCAGACCTGCACCGCCGCCTGTAAAACCACATGGACATCGGGAAAAGGACAGGAAGTAATGTTCTGGAACAACGTGGAAACAAAGCCCTACGGCGGTTATCCGATCAAGTGGGACCTGAATGTCTTAAAAAAACTCCATGGACAGTCCTGGGATGAAAAGGAAGGTATATACAACGGTAAGACCGTATTTGAAGCGGCTCCGCAGGGGGAGAGGGTTTTGGGGTGGTTACCCGGGGAAGAGGACTATTCATATCCAAACATCGGCGAGGACGAGTGTTCGGATATAGTCGAGAAAGGGGCTTTTTTTACCGGTATTCATAAGGCATGGATGTTTTATCTGGCCAGGATATGCAATCACTGCACATACCCAGCCTGTCTAGCTGCCTGTCCGAGGAAGGCCATATACAAGAGGAAAGAAGACGGAATCGTTCTTATAGACCAATCCAGATGCCGGGGGTATCGTGAATGTGTGAGGGCTTGCCCTTATAAAAAAACCTTCTTTAACCTAGTCACCAGAATCTCGGAAAAGTGTATAGGATGCTATCCACTCATAGAAAAGGGAGAGCAGCCCAGGTGTGTTCAGACGTGCATAGGGAAAATAAGGCTCCAGGGATTCTTGAGTAAGCCCGACTCTCCTAAGAATGACAATCCCATGGACTTTCTCGTTTACGTTAAAAAAGTCGCCCTTCCCCTATATCCCCAGTTCGGGCTCGAACCGAATGTTTATTACGTGCCGCCAGTGCATGTTCCCAAGGAGTTTTTGCACCAGATGTTTGGCCCCGGTGTGGACCAGGCAATAGAAACATATAAGAATGCAAAAAATGATAAGGAATTGCTCTCGGCGTTTTTGCTCTTCGGAAGCACGGATAAAATAATCCGCTCCTTTAGAGCAGAGGGCGATTATGCTCTGGGTTTTGACGATAAAGGAGAGATGATAGCAAAGGTCCCGCTCAAAGAACCGGTTCGCGTCAGGCCGTACTTTGACAAAAAAGGGGAGACCTACAGGCATAACATTCCTTAA
- a CDS encoding response regulator transcription factor: protein MRVLVVEDDKKIASFIVKGFKQAGFAVDHASDGEDGLHLALHESYDAAIIDIMLPKLDGLTLIEELRRKKINTPVIILSAKRSVDDRVKGLQTGGDDYLTKPFAFSELLARVQALIRRASGTAESTRLTFGDISMDIIKREVTRGDRKIILQPREFALLEYLMRNAGRVVSKTLIMEHVYDYNFDPQTNVVDVLVCRLRDKIDRDFERKLIHTIRGVGYVLKES from the coding sequence ATGCGCGTGCTAGTCGTAGAAGACGATAAAAAGATCGCTTCTTTCATAGTTAAAGGATTCAAACAGGCGGGGTTTGCCGTTGACCATGCGTCAGACGGTGAGGACGGCCTTCATCTGGCATTACACGAGTCCTACGATGCGGCGATCATAGACATAATGCTGCCTAAACTAGATGGTTTAACCCTGATAGAGGAACTCCGACGAAAAAAGATAAACACCCCGGTGATCATACTGAGCGCCAAGCGTTCGGTTGACGACCGGGTTAAAGGGCTTCAGACCGGGGGAGACGATTACCTTACGAAGCCCTTTGCCTTTTCCGAGCTTTTGGCGCGCGTGCAGGCGCTTATAAGGAGAGCCAGCGGAACTGCCGAGTCCACACGCCTGACATTTGGAGATATCTCTATGGACATTATTAAACGGGAGGTTACCAGAGGGGATAGAAAGATTATTCTCCAACCCCGTGAATTTGCCCTGCTCGAATACCTTATGCGTAATGCCGGAAGGGTGGTTTCCAAAACCCTTATTATGGAGCATGTCTATGATTACAACTTTGACCCGCAAACTAATGTAGTGGACGTATTGGTTTGCAGGTTACGGGACAAGATTGACCGGGATTTTGAGAGAAAGTTGATTCACACTATCAGGGGGGTGGGCTATGTTCTTAAAGAATCCTAA
- a CDS encoding molecular chaperone TorD family protein, with the protein MTLSKEQIEGFIKADIYRVLSKGFSYPDKTNMSDMRSIIEELATFPHLDESIYPYFEVILSNIEIGEIQKEYSRLFLKGTIPICESSYNLRMDVITDVSAFYTAFGLTPKSGESPDSLPSELEFASILSLKIAIAPIEDDADITKDAYKKFLKEHMFEFVKRFSKRVDEANPIPFYKAVTELLRSLVEKEMECF; encoded by the coding sequence ATGACATTATCAAAAGAACAGATAGAGGGCTTCATAAAGGCGGATATTTATAGGGTATTAAGCAAGGGATTCTCCTATCCCGATAAAACGAATATGAGTGACATGAGGTCTATTATAGAGGAACTGGCCACTTTTCCTCACCTGGATGAAAGCATATATCCCTATTTTGAAGTAATCCTATCTAATATTGAAATAGGCGAAATTCAGAAAGAGTATTCGCGTCTTTTTTTAAAGGGCACGATTCCTATCTGTGAAAGTTCATATAATCTAAGGATGGATGTGATCACTGATGTTTCCGCTTTTTATACAGCATTTGGCCTCACCCCCAAAAGCGGAGAGTCCCCGGACTCGCTTCCATCCGAGCTTGAATTTGCATCCATACTCTCACTAAAGATAGCTATAGCGCCGATTGAAGACGACGCGGATATCACGAAGGATGCATATAAAAAGTTCCTGAAAGAGCACATGTTCGAGTTCGTCAAGAGGTTTTCTAAAAGGGTAGACGAAGCGAACCCCATTCCATTCTACAAAGCCGTCACGGAGTTGTTAAGGAGCTTAGTAGAAAAAGAGATGGAATGTTTTTGA
- a CDS encoding HNH endonuclease, with the protein MVKYPKEFLELCRSVTAKRPRTVIDHILKHGHISTEELKNIYGYNHPPRAARDVKEHGIPIERFTVVGSDGRKIAAYRFADPKKIRFRRIAGRTGLSKQIKEKLIEKYGRRCFIYLEEVDVRELQIDHRVPYEVAGDISGLNPDDFMLLCGSANRASHGHVNIAKTGKLLRKKKYVYPVTGHILKIIHMLLCAKFGALI; encoded by the coding sequence ATGGTAAAGTATCCAAAAGAGTTCCTTGAGTTGTGTAGGTCAGTCACCGCAAAGCGCCCGCGGACGGTGATTGATCACATTCTTAAGCACGGCCACATCTCTACCGAAGAATTAAAGAATATTTATGGTTACAACCACCCTCCTCGTGCAGCACGCGATGTTAAAGAGCACGGCATTCCTATTGAGCGCTTTACTGTAGTTGGTTCTGATGGGCGCAAGATTGCTGCCTACAGGTTTGCGGATCCCAAGAAGATTCGTTTCAGACGTATTGCTGGCCGAACCGGTCTGTCGAAACAGATTAAAGAGAAGCTTATAGAAAAATATGGGCGCAGGTGTTTTATCTATCTTGAAGAAGTGGATGTCCGTGAACTTCAAATTGATCACAGAGTCCCATACGAAGTTGCCGGTGATATATCCGGTTTAAATCCGGATGACTTTATGCTGCTCTGTGGCTCTGCTAATCGCGCAAGTCATGGTCATGTGAACATTGCGAAAACTGGAAAACTCTTAAGAAAAAAGAAATATGTTTATCCTGTTACTGGGCATATCCTGAAAATTATACACATGTTGCTATGCGCCAAGTTCGGCGCCTTGATTTAA